In Acidovorax sp. GBBC 1281, a single window of DNA contains:
- a CDS encoding histidine kinase dimerization/phospho-acceptor domain-containing protein, which translates to MIMRPSLQRQLLGWVLGMLLAVWVAFVAAGYRTGLHEADELTDGHLAGVAALLLAYPSNSFAPKPHSSDVADRPELSTHDYQQSLSVVIWEASGKLLAHTGQAPLPTFDYTEGFSTLLLGDPAREWRVFSRWDNANHGRKIMVLLSLAERDSLAQDIAEHVATPGLWLLPVIALVLVVAIRRGLRPLYELSGRVHALDIHNNVPLVAPPHLEFQVMVNAINTLTERYNLALLRERELANEFAHELRTPLASLRLHANLLRGRLSEEEREAALVQVDTDAARSASVISDLLSLARASRAQLAEAAQDFDLASLARRVTSEYGQTAYSTGHELSLGGVVSVPMRGHPILVELALRNLLENALAHTPKGTWVEIVAAAQPVRLEVRDNGPQTGANRAQPATILGLGLGHQVVKRVAAVHGGSFDIVDEPAASRVYRVTLEKSVSPLVTPRC; encoded by the coding sequence ATGATCATGCGCCCCTCTCTACAGCGCCAATTGCTGGGCTGGGTCCTCGGAATGCTGCTGGCGGTGTGGGTCGCGTTCGTCGCCGCAGGGTATCGAACGGGCCTGCATGAAGCAGATGAGCTGACCGATGGCCACCTGGCGGGAGTTGCGGCTCTGCTATTGGCCTATCCCAGCAATTCCTTTGCGCCCAAGCCCCATAGCTCCGATGTAGCGGATAGGCCCGAGCTCAGCACACATGACTACCAGCAGTCGCTGAGCGTCGTGATCTGGGAGGCGAGCGGGAAGCTACTCGCGCATACCGGTCAGGCCCCGTTGCCCACCTTTGACTATACCGAAGGCTTCAGCACCCTGCTCCTTGGCGATCCGGCCCGGGAATGGCGCGTCTTTTCCAGGTGGGATAACGCCAACCATGGACGCAAAATCATGGTCCTGCTGAGCCTTGCGGAACGTGACTCTCTCGCTCAAGACATCGCCGAACACGTCGCCACGCCAGGTCTCTGGTTACTACCAGTCATCGCGCTTGTGCTCGTCGTTGCGATACGCCGGGGCTTGAGGCCTTTGTACGAATTGAGCGGACGTGTTCACGCCCTGGACATCCACAATAACGTGCCTCTCGTCGCACCACCACACCTTGAGTTCCAGGTGATGGTCAACGCCATAAATACTCTGACCGAGCGCTACAACCTTGCTCTCCTGCGTGAGCGCGAGCTTGCCAATGAATTTGCTCATGAGCTTCGAACGCCTTTGGCGTCACTTCGCTTGCATGCCAACCTGCTGCGCGGACGGCTGAGCGAGGAGGAGAGGGAAGCTGCACTTGTACAGGTTGATACCGATGCCGCGCGCTCGGCCTCAGTCATCTCTGACCTGCTTTCCCTGGCCCGCGCCAGCCGTGCGCAGTTGGCAGAAGCGGCGCAGGATTTCGATCTGGCATCGCTTGCACGTCGCGTCACTTCAGAGTATGGCCAAACCGCGTACTCCACTGGGCATGAGCTGTCTCTTGGCGGAGTGGTCTCAGTTCCTATGCGAGGCCATCCCATTCTGGTGGAGTTAGCTTTGCGCAATCTTCTTGAAAATGCCCTTGCCCACACGCCCAAGGGAACATGGGTCGAGATCGTTGCTGCTGCACAGCCTGTGAGGCTTGAGGTACGGGACAATGGTCCGCAGACAGGAGCCAACCGGGCTCAGCCCGCCACCATTCTTGGGCTCGGCCTTGGACATCAAGTGGTGAAGCGTGTTGCCGCCGTCCACGGAGGATCTTTCGATATCGTCGACGAGCCTGCAGCTAGTCGTGTTTATCGTGTAACTCTCGAAAAATCCGTGAGTCCACTAGTTACGCCACGCTGTTGA
- a CDS encoding response regulator transcription factor, with amino-acid sequence MRILIVEDDEAICRGLRLALKNLGWTFDVATSVSQAWAALRTEPFAVVLLDLGLPDGDGSEVIRRLRSSPAKGLPLLTTPVLIMSARDAISSRIEGLDLGADDFLTKPFSTDELAARVRALRRRAMGRHQALLYWRDAEIDPATRRVRQAGREVYLSAREFGIWMALLEARPHVLSKQQLEGSLYSWDNALKSNAIEVHVHNIRKKLGEECIRTMRGVGYFVPDEAIE; translated from the coding sequence ATGCGAATACTTATCGTGGAAGATGACGAGGCGATATGCCGTGGCCTACGCCTTGCATTGAAGAACCTGGGGTGGACGTTTGATGTCGCGACCAGTGTCTCGCAGGCATGGGCGGCGCTGCGCACGGAGCCATTTGCTGTAGTCCTTCTGGACCTGGGCCTACCCGACGGCGATGGATCTGAAGTCATACGGCGATTGCGCAGCTCACCCGCCAAGGGACTGCCGTTGCTTACCACTCCCGTGTTAATCATGTCGGCGCGCGATGCGATCTCTTCACGTATCGAAGGGCTCGATCTCGGTGCTGACGACTTCCTCACCAAGCCGTTTTCGACAGATGAACTGGCAGCCAGGGTGCGCGCATTGCGTCGCAGGGCTATGGGGAGACATCAGGCGCTGCTGTACTGGCGAGATGCCGAGATCGACCCTGCCACCCGGCGCGTGCGCCAGGCCGGCCGGGAGGTGTACCTCTCTGCCCGCGAGTTCGGAATCTGGATGGCGCTTCTGGAGGCAAGGCCTCACGTCCTCTCCAAGCAGCAACTAGAAGGCAGTCTGTACAGCTGGGACAATGCTCTTAAGAGCAATGCCATTGAAGTCCATGTCCACAACATCCGCAAGAAGTTGGGCGAGGAATGCATACGCACCATGCGCGGCGTGGGCTACTTTGTTCCGGACGAGGCCATTGAATGA
- a CDS encoding phosphatase PAP2 family protein — translation MQNFSGKFLWIALLSFMAVLVWDASGLDMAMAMLMGNTQGFPFRNSWLLTSVLHDDAKHAAWGLVVLLSASALWPWGPFAKLPFERRLQLAAVTLLATGVVSLVKATSHTSCPWDLAEFGGVARHVSHWSGWADIDGGPGRCFPAGHASAGFAFVAGYFALRRDLPRLARIWLLIALASGLALGLVQQFRGAHFMSHTLWTGWICWMTGWLTDPLFSRFRGRFDGTPA, via the coding sequence ATGCAAAACTTTTCTGGCAAGTTTCTTTGGATTGCGCTACTTTCGTTCATGGCGGTTCTGGTTTGGGATGCATCTGGACTCGACATGGCGATGGCCATGCTGATGGGCAATACGCAAGGTTTTCCATTTCGCAACAGCTGGCTGCTGACCAGCGTTTTGCACGATGACGCCAAGCATGCAGCCTGGGGTCTTGTCGTTTTGCTCTCCGCTTCAGCGCTGTGGCCTTGGGGGCCATTCGCCAAACTGCCGTTCGAGCGGCGGCTGCAATTGGCGGCGGTCACCCTGCTTGCCACAGGGGTAGTCTCTCTGGTCAAGGCCACCAGCCACACCAGTTGTCCGTGGGACCTGGCCGAGTTCGGAGGCGTTGCCAGGCATGTTTCCCACTGGAGCGGCTGGGCCGACATTGATGGAGGCCCTGGCAGGTGCTTTCCCGCAGGGCATGCGTCTGCCGGGTTCGCATTCGTTGCCGGCTACTTCGCGCTGCGCAGGGACCTGCCCCGGCTTGCCCGTATATGGCTGCTGATTGCCCTGGCAAGCGGTCTTGCACTCGGACTGGTGCAGCAGTTCCGCGGCGCCCATTTCATGAGCCATACGCTGTGGACGGGATGGATCTGTTGGATGACTGGATGGCTGACCGACCCCCTGTTCTCGCGGTTTCGTGGCCGCTTCGACGGGACTCCAGCATGA
- a CDS encoding phosphoethanolamine transferase, translating to MIRRPVSPLWLAAGASLWMAATGNGPLWSRLSGLGLLQSPQDVAFAGAMFLMIWACLAAFLCLLAWRLTLKPAITMLFVSTAVAGHFMASYGVVMDPSMLLNAMQTDVAEAGALMNWRLLVRSLALAVLPAWLVWRQPVIYGPTMRQLWRNPLAALAALAFLVATVFASFQPLAATMRNHKDVRYLLNPVASVYSVVRVALKSFERDESTLLPIAQDAHLGRPATVATERPRLLVLVLGETARSANFGLNGYERQTTPRLASHGVVSFTNAWSCGTSTAESVPCMFSHLTRDEFGGRKSNYENLLDVLQRAGLAVLWIDNQSGCKGVCDRIPSVSTVSAENAQLCASGQCLDHVMLDGLDERIQALDPERRERGVVIVMHQMGSHGPAYYKRSPPESKLFPAECTTNALQECSRESVVNAYDNSIVYTDRFLGSVIDWLQARQSLADAAMVYVSDHGESLGENNVYLHGLPYAFAPDHQKHVPWITWISDGFKAVSALSTECLHKGRDLPFSHDHYFHSVLGLMAVQTGAYQPDMDAYARCRSNGG from the coding sequence ATGATCCGCCGGCCGGTTTCACCGCTGTGGCTTGCGGCGGGAGCGAGCCTGTGGATGGCTGCCACCGGCAATGGCCCGCTCTGGAGCCGTCTTTCGGGTCTTGGGTTGTTGCAGAGCCCGCAGGACGTGGCATTTGCCGGTGCCATGTTCCTGATGATCTGGGCTTGCCTCGCCGCCTTCCTCTGCCTGCTGGCATGGCGGTTGACGCTCAAGCCCGCCATCACCATGCTGTTCGTCAGCACGGCGGTGGCCGGCCATTTCATGGCCAGCTACGGTGTTGTCATGGACCCGAGCATGCTGCTCAATGCCATGCAGACCGACGTAGCCGAAGCCGGGGCGCTGATGAACTGGCGACTGCTCGTGCGTTCGCTGGCATTGGCCGTGCTTCCGGCTTGGCTCGTCTGGCGGCAGCCCGTAATTTATGGGCCAACCATGCGACAACTGTGGCGCAATCCGTTGGCGGCACTGGCTGCCTTGGCGTTTCTGGTAGCGACGGTGTTCGCGAGTTTCCAGCCGCTGGCTGCGACCATGCGCAACCACAAGGATGTCCGTTACCTGCTCAACCCCGTCGCCAGCGTGTATTCGGTGGTGCGGGTGGCTCTGAAGTCTTTCGAGCGAGATGAGTCAACGTTGCTACCCATCGCGCAGGACGCTCATCTGGGCCGTCCTGCAACGGTTGCAACGGAGCGTCCACGCCTGTTGGTGCTGGTGCTGGGCGAGACTGCAAGAAGCGCCAATTTCGGCCTGAATGGCTACGAGCGCCAAACCACGCCTCGCTTGGCCAGCCACGGCGTCGTCAGCTTCACCAATGCCTGGTCGTGCGGCACGAGCACGGCAGAGTCGGTGCCCTGCATGTTTTCGCATCTGACACGCGATGAATTCGGCGGTCGCAAAAGCAATTACGAAAACCTGCTCGACGTACTGCAGCGCGCTGGATTGGCCGTACTGTGGATCGACAACCAGTCGGGCTGCAAGGGGGTATGCGATCGCATACCCAGCGTCTCCACCGTCTCCGCTGAAAACGCCCAACTGTGCGCCTCGGGCCAGTGCCTGGACCACGTGATGCTGGACGGGCTGGATGAGCGCATTCAGGCGCTCGACCCAGAACGCCGCGAGCGCGGCGTGGTGATCGTGATGCACCAGATGGGTAGCCACGGCCCGGCCTACTACAAGCGTTCGCCGCCCGAATCCAAGCTGTTCCCGGCGGAGTGCACGACCAATGCTCTGCAGGAGTGCAGCCGCGAAAGTGTGGTCAATGCCTACGACAACTCCATCGTTTACACAGATCGATTCCTTGGCTCGGTGATCGACTGGCTACAGGCGAGGCAGTCTCTGGCGGATGCCGCCATGGTGTACGTGTCCGACCATGGCGAGTCGCTAGGGGAGAACAATGTGTACCTGCATGGCCTGCCGTATGCCTTTGCGCCAGACCACCAAAAGCATGTCCCGTGGATCACGTGGATTTCCGACGGGTTCAAGGCTGTCTCGGCACTGTCAACGGAGTGCCTGCACAAGGGCCGCGACCTGCCTTTTTCGCACGACCATTACTTCCATTCCGTGCTCGGTCTCATGGCAGTGCAGACCGGTGCATACCAGCCGGACATGGATGCCTATGCCCGCTGCCGAAGCAACGGCGGTTGA
- a CDS encoding phosphatase PAP2 family protein — translation MQSPVATTHHHAASRFGEFPQGPAFQRVTLVLAAILSVIAFCWLAQEAAIEGEYIAMEAQWIATVFTWRSPLMDQIMLGYTRTHDLFMVAFILGFMGFHAYQRHWPQVRWIVAVVPGGMLANLGLKAFFHRARPEFDSMIHAHGYSFPSGHAIAAALVAGWLIYATCLSTRSLVWRSASVALGLSIAVSVAFSRVYLGVHYPMDVIAGALAGAAWILICLALKSLLDSDATE, via the coding sequence ATGCAAAGTCCGGTCGCCACCACACACCACCACGCGGCTTCTCGCTTCGGGGAGTTTCCTCAGGGGCCCGCCTTTCAGCGTGTTACGCTAGTGCTCGCAGCCATCCTGTCAGTGATCGCATTTTGCTGGCTGGCCCAAGAGGCGGCGATAGAAGGCGAATACATTGCCATGGAGGCGCAGTGGATAGCGACGGTCTTCACCTGGCGCAGCCCTCTGATGGATCAGATCATGCTGGGATACACCAGGACGCATGACCTCTTCATGGTCGCATTCATTCTGGGCTTCATGGGTTTTCACGCGTACCAACGGCACTGGCCGCAGGTCAGGTGGATCGTCGCGGTGGTGCCCGGCGGCATGCTGGCCAATCTGGGGCTGAAGGCATTCTTCCACCGCGCGCGTCCAGAGTTCGACTCCATGATCCACGCACACGGCTACAGCTTCCCCAGCGGCCATGCTATTGCCGCTGCTCTGGTGGCTGGCTGGCTGATCTATGCCACCTGCTTGTCTACCCGCAGCCTGGTATGGCGAAGTGCCAGCGTGGCGCTCGGTTTGTCGATCGCGGTCAGTGTGGCCTTCAGCCGCGTCTACCTGGGTGTGCACTACCCGATGGATGTCATTGCCGGGGCCCTTGCCGGAGCGGCCTGGATCTTGATCTGCCTGGCCTTGAAGAGCCTTCTGGATTCCGATGCCACAGAGTGA
- a CDS encoding HAMP domain-containing sensor histidine kinase, translating into MPLSDTLRTSHFRTAAYFLAVFALSSAALLGYVYWQTSFYLAHEVDRSLQANVQRWSQLPPEALLREVSGRLRRDPSLREPAVLIGGGERVAGAFELVGPVPRYDAPFDAEQYDAHGNKVPVRALASVLGSGLVLVIGRDVHDLDEFDERIRTAMVGGIFIVLGVGLAGAFALGARARRRLDGMAHSLQSIVEGHLGARLPVRNSRDDLDRIAALVNAMLDEIERLMGEVKGVTDDVAHDLRTPLTRMLAGLDRAQAGALSREELSALVDDTADDARLLLRMFKGLLRISEIENSARRENFETVDLTVIVGDAVELFEPAAQELGVALRFVGCAVPVILRGDPDLLFDAFANLIDNAIKFAPPGTDVTVQVAQEAGQVQAMVTDAGPGIPEEERGAVLRRFYRSEKSRHTPGHGLGLSLVAAIARLHGMALTIGDAQPGCRITLTLPPATPT; encoded by the coding sequence ATGCCCCTGTCTGACACCCTGCGGACCAGCCATTTCCGCACGGCGGCCTATTTTCTCGCGGTGTTCGCCCTGTCCAGCGCGGCCTTGCTGGGCTATGTCTACTGGCAGACCTCGTTCTACTTGGCACACGAGGTGGATCGTAGCCTGCAGGCCAATGTGCAGCGCTGGTCGCAGCTGCCGCCGGAGGCCTTGCTGCGTGAAGTGTCGGGGCGGCTGCGGCGCGACCCATCGCTTCGCGAACCCGCCGTTCTGATCGGCGGCGGCGAGCGCGTGGCCGGTGCCTTCGAACTGGTCGGACCGGTGCCGCGCTACGACGCCCCCTTCGATGCCGAACAATACGACGCCCATGGCAACAAGGTGCCCGTGCGTGCGTTGGCCAGCGTGCTGGGCTCCGGCCTGGTGCTGGTGATCGGCCGTGACGTGCATGACCTCGATGAGTTCGACGAGCGCATCCGCACCGCCATGGTTGGCGGCATCTTCATCGTGCTGGGCGTGGGGCTGGCGGGTGCGTTTGCACTGGGAGCCCGGGCCCGGCGGCGCCTGGACGGCATGGCCCATTCGCTGCAGAGCATCGTGGAGGGCCATCTGGGCGCGCGCCTGCCCGTGCGCAATTCCCGCGACGATCTGGACCGCATCGCCGCCCTGGTGAATGCCATGCTCGACGAGATCGAGCGGCTCATGGGAGAGGTCAAAGGCGTCACGGACGACGTGGCCCATGACCTGCGCACACCACTCACGCGCATGCTCGCCGGGCTTGACCGAGCGCAGGCCGGTGCGCTGTCGCGGGAAGAGCTGTCGGCGCTGGTGGACGATACGGCCGACGATGCGCGGCTGCTGCTGCGCATGTTCAAGGGGCTGCTGCGCATCTCGGAGATCGAGAACAGCGCACGGCGGGAGAACTTCGAGACGGTGGACCTCACAGTGATCGTGGGCGATGCGGTGGAGCTGTTTGAGCCGGCCGCGCAGGAGCTCGGCGTGGCGCTGCGCTTTGTCGGCTGCGCAGTGCCGGTCATCCTGCGCGGGGACCCGGACCTGCTGTTCGACGCCTTCGCCAATCTCATCGACAACGCCATCAAGTTCGCGCCGCCCGGGACCGACGTCACGGTGCAGGTGGCGCAGGAGGCGGGGCAGGTACAGGCCATGGTCACCGATGCAGGCCCCGGCATTCCTGAAGAGGAGCGGGGCGCCGTGCTGCGCCGTTTCTACCGCTCGGAAAAGAGCCGGCATACACCTGGCCATGGGCTCGGCCTGAGCCTGGTGGCCGCCATCGCACGCCTGCATGGCATGGCCTTGACCATCGGCGATGCCCAGCCCGGCTGCCGTATCACACTGACCCTTCCCCCGGCAACGCCGACGTGA
- a CDS encoding response regulator transcription factor codes for MSRVLVIEDDPGTASAIAMALHDAGHATEHVGDGRMGLVRALAGDFDVIVLDRMLPALDGLALLAALRLACGHAPVLILSALSALDERVRGLRAGGDDYLAKPFEAMELVARVEALVRRTRAAPATGRETQLCVGDLQVDLLTRTVRRGARSIDLVPREHDLLVYLMKHAGQIVTRTMLFEAVWNYRYEERTNVIEVHIGRLRRKVDAPGEVPMIQTVRGAGYAIHAPV; via the coding sequence ATGAGCCGGGTGCTGGTCATCGAGGACGACCCCGGAACTGCCTCTGCCATCGCCATGGCGTTGCACGATGCGGGCCATGCCACGGAGCATGTGGGAGATGGCCGCATGGGGCTGGTGCGCGCCCTTGCAGGGGACTTCGATGTGATCGTGCTGGACCGCATGCTGCCCGCGCTCGACGGGCTGGCGTTGCTGGCCGCACTGCGGCTTGCCTGCGGGCATGCGCCGGTGCTGATACTCAGCGCCTTGTCGGCCCTGGACGAACGGGTGCGCGGACTGCGCGCCGGCGGGGACGACTACCTGGCCAAGCCGTTCGAGGCGATGGAACTGGTGGCCCGGGTGGAGGCGCTGGTGCGCCGCACCCGCGCGGCGCCGGCCACCGGCCGCGAGACGCAGCTGTGTGTCGGCGACCTGCAGGTGGACCTGCTCACGCGCACAGTGCGCCGGGGCGCGCGCAGCATCGATCTCGTGCCGCGCGAACATGACCTGCTGGTGTATCTGATGAAGCATGCGGGCCAGATTGTGACGCGAACCATGCTGTTCGAGGCGGTGTGGAATTACCGCTACGAGGAGCGTACTAACGTCATCGAAGTGCATATCGGCCGGCTGCGGCGCAAGGTCGATGCACCGGGCGAGGTGCCCATGATCCAGACCGTACGGGGGGCCGGCTATGCCATTCATGCCCCTGTCTGA
- a CDS encoding response regulator transcription factor: MRVLIIEDDRRTAAYLVRALRESGRVADHAADGATGLAMAREGIYDAIVLDRMLSCMDGLAVVRVLRGLGLHLPVLMLSALGSVQHRVEGLQAGCDDYLTKPYAFIEVLARLDRLLARTEPLAEGLRLAMADLELDVASRVVARAGQRVDLSTSEFLLLERLMRHAGQVISRQMLLESAWDYDFEPPDHLIDRHMHRLRKKVDGGHAEMLIHSVRGAGYRMGPPADGRAPG; the protein is encoded by the coding sequence ATGCGCGTGCTGATCATCGAGGATGACCGACGCACGGCCGCCTACCTGGTGCGTGCGCTGCGCGAAAGCGGCCGCGTGGCAGACCATGCGGCCGACGGGGCCACGGGCCTGGCCATGGCGCGCGAAGGCATCTACGATGCCATCGTGCTGGACCGCATGCTGTCGTGCATGGACGGCCTGGCAGTGGTGCGTGTGCTGCGCGGTCTTGGCCTGCACCTGCCGGTGCTGATGCTCAGCGCCCTGGGATCGGTCCAGCACCGGGTCGAGGGGCTGCAGGCCGGCTGCGACGACTACCTGACCAAGCCCTACGCCTTCATCGAGGTGCTGGCGCGCCTGGACCGCCTGCTGGCGCGCACCGAGCCCCTTGCCGAGGGCCTGCGGCTGGCTATGGCCGACCTGGAACTGGATGTGGCCAGCCGCGTGGTGGCCCGCGCGGGGCAGCGCGTCGACCTGAGCACGAGCGAGTTCCTGCTGCTCGAAAGGCTGATGCGGCATGCGGGACAGGTGATCAGCCGCCAGATGCTGCTGGAAAGCGCCTGGGACTATGACTTCGAGCCCCCGGATCATCTGATCGACAGGCACATGCATCGCCTGCGCAAAAAGGTGGACGGTGGGCATGCAGAGATGTTGATCCATTCGGTTCGGGGGGCGGGGTATCGCATGGGTCCACCTGCCGACGGCAGGGCCCCGGGCTGA
- a CDS encoding efflux transporter outer membrane subunit: MNLHDTRYRLRRTALAALAGSLLLAACTTVPADPAPVVALPAHWSGTQEAAPASSAADWWGFFGSTQLDALVAQGLDQGLSVQIALARLEQARGMAQISGAARYPTVTAGLNASGGSSSSSPKQSLSITGTMDLDIWGLHAAKADSAGSVAQASELDVETARQLLAANIALNYLQLLALDERIDLSRRIASDAQQLLSLVEKQASLGAASALDVAQQRNTLQTFLAATPQLVLQRDTLRGQLAVLVNATPQEFTVRAEPFLDIAVPQIQAIAPARAVAGRPEVLAAEARLKAARFDVAAARAAFLPSVSITAQAGALLNPTQALWSLAGALLQPLFNGGSLDGQLRVDRAHAEELLASYRQSILQVLQEAQGQLIAVQRLQETETLDKAAVESAQEALRLSRIRYDRGAYDLLAVIVNERTLYQAQDTLLQARLQRLQATVGLYRAFGGQSAQPAPAQISSK, translated from the coding sequence TTGAATCTGCACGACACTCGGTACCGGCTGCGCAGGACGGCGCTGGCCGCCCTGGCGGGCTCCCTGCTACTGGCGGCCTGCACCACGGTGCCGGCCGACCCTGCCCCCGTCGTCGCGCTGCCTGCGCACTGGTCCGGCACGCAAGAGGCCGCACCAGCGTCGTCGGCCGCGGACTGGTGGGGCTTCTTTGGCAGCACCCAGCTCGATGCGCTGGTCGCCCAGGGGCTGGACCAGGGCCTGTCCGTGCAGATCGCCCTCGCCCGGCTGGAGCAGGCGCGGGGAATGGCGCAGATCAGTGGCGCCGCCCGCTACCCCACCGTCACCGCGGGCCTGAATGCCAGCGGAGGCAGCAGCTCGAGCAGCCCCAAGCAGTCGCTGTCGATCACCGGCACGATGGACCTGGACATCTGGGGCCTGCATGCGGCCAAAGCCGACTCCGCGGGATCTGTCGCCCAGGCCAGCGAGCTCGACGTGGAGACCGCACGCCAGTTGCTGGCTGCCAACATCGCGCTCAATTACCTGCAGTTGCTTGCGCTGGACGAGCGGATCGATCTTTCCCGCCGCATCGCCAGCGATGCGCAGCAACTGCTGTCGCTGGTGGAAAAGCAGGCCAGCCTGGGCGCGGCCTCGGCACTGGACGTGGCGCAGCAGCGCAACACGCTGCAGACCTTTCTGGCGGCCACGCCGCAGTTGGTGCTCCAGCGTGACACCTTGCGCGGACAACTGGCCGTGCTCGTCAACGCCACGCCGCAGGAATTCACGGTCCGAGCCGAACCCTTCCTGGACATCGCCGTTCCGCAGATCCAGGCCATTGCGCCGGCACGGGCCGTAGCCGGCCGCCCCGAGGTGCTGGCGGCCGAGGCACGCCTGAAGGCCGCCCGCTTCGACGTGGCCGCGGCGCGGGCCGCCTTCCTGCCGTCGGTGTCGATCACCGCCCAGGCCGGCGCACTGCTCAACCCCACTCAGGCGCTGTGGAGCTTGGCCGGGGCCTTGCTGCAACCACTCTTCAACGGAGGCAGCCTCGACGGCCAGCTGCGCGTGGACCGCGCCCACGCCGAGGAACTGCTGGCCAGTTACCGGCAGTCCATCCTCCAGGTGCTCCAGGAAGCACAGGGGCAATTGATCGCCGTGCAGCGCCTGCAGGAAACCGAGACGCTGGACAAGGCCGCCGTCGAGTCCGCCCAGGAGGCCCTGCGCCTGTCGCGCATCCGTTACGACCGGGGCGCCTACGACCTGCTGGCCGTGATCGTCAACGAGCGCACCCTCTACCAGGCGCAGGACACGCTGCTGCAGGCACGCCTGCAGCGCCTGCAGGCCACCGTGGGCCTGTACCGCGCCTTCGGCGGCCAGTCCGCGCAGCCCGCCCCGGCCCAGATTTCCTCGAAATGA
- a CDS encoding efflux RND transporter periplasmic adaptor subunit, with translation MTTDTQAPRAHPLRRIAIAAATVAAMAAVFAYATASTPQAAPAKAAGEAVPVSLASVVQQDFPIWTDAIGTVTSLNAVNVRSRVDGQLERVAFTEGQMVRKGDLLAQVDPRPLQAQVNQTRAVLAQEDARLSSNKIDLQRAIELAAAGAGSTQAVDTLRATVATQAAVVQAAQAALDSAQLQLGFTRITSPSDGRVGQRLQPAGSTVHANDAVGIATVTQMNPIWVAFSVPQDQLPAVTQQSQARALKVQALLRDRSQVLADGELEFVDSQVSPAAGQVQLKARFANADRALWPGQLVSVRMLLSTQAQATVVPQEAVQQGPKGAFVYVVEGQHMAQTRQIDAGPISQGLQWVRKGLQPGDTVVTQGQYRIAPGIQVMATTAASYAPAKGQ, from the coding sequence ATGACCACCGACACCCAAGCACCCCGTGCACATCCGCTGCGTCGCATTGCCATTGCGGCGGCCACGGTCGCGGCAATGGCCGCCGTCTTCGCCTATGCCACCGCCTCGACCCCGCAGGCAGCTCCCGCAAAAGCCGCGGGAGAAGCGGTTCCGGTCTCCCTGGCGAGCGTGGTGCAGCAGGATTTCCCCATCTGGACCGACGCCATTGGAACGGTGACATCGCTCAACGCGGTGAACGTCCGATCGCGCGTGGACGGCCAGCTTGAGCGCGTGGCCTTCACGGAGGGGCAGATGGTGCGCAAGGGCGACCTGCTGGCGCAGGTCGATCCCCGGCCGTTGCAGGCGCAGGTCAACCAGACCCGTGCCGTCCTGGCGCAGGAAGACGCGCGCCTGAGCAGCAACAAGATCGATCTGCAGCGGGCGATCGAACTCGCCGCAGCCGGTGCGGGCTCCACCCAGGCGGTGGACACCCTGCGCGCCACGGTGGCGACCCAGGCGGCCGTGGTGCAGGCGGCACAGGCGGCACTGGACAGTGCCCAGCTGCAACTGGGCTTCACGCGCATCACCTCGCCCAGCGACGGCCGCGTCGGCCAGCGCCTGCAGCCGGCGGGATCGACCGTGCATGCCAACGATGCCGTGGGCATCGCCACGGTCACGCAGATGAACCCGATCTGGGTAGCCTTCTCCGTGCCGCAGGACCAGTTGCCGGCCGTGACCCAGCAATCCCAGGCGCGTGCCCTGAAGGTCCAGGCGCTACTGCGCGACCGCTCCCAGGTGCTGGCAGACGGCGAACTGGAATTCGTCGACAGCCAGGTGTCTCCGGCGGCCGGCCAAGTGCAGCTCAAGGCCCGCTTTGCCAATGCCGACCGTGCGCTGTGGCCGGGGCAACTGGTCTCCGTGCGCATGCTGCTGAGCACCCAGGCCCAGGCCACCGTGGTTCCGCAGGAAGCAGTGCAGCAGGGGCCCAAAGGCGCTTTCGTGTATGTCGTGGAAGGCCAGCACATGGCCCAGACCCGGCAGATCGACGCGGGGCCCATTTCACAGGGCCTGCAGTGGGTGCGCAAGGGCCTGCAGCCAGGCGATACGGTGGTCACGCAAGGCCAGTACCGCATCGCGCCCGGTATCCAGGTCATGGCCACCACGGCCGCTTCCTACGCCCCCGCCAAAGGCCAATGA